The proteins below come from a single Parageobacillus toebii NBRC 107807 genomic window:
- a CDS encoding formate/nitrite transporter family protein yields the protein MAYRNPSQIAQLTIEAGTRKANLPLLSQIILGFLAGAFIALGFLLDIRVIGNVPKEWGSFANFLGAAVFPLGLVLVIIAGGELLTGNMMSMTLAALARTITMKKLAKGWFWVTVSNFLGAVFVAYMFGHIVGLTAEGPFLEKTIAIADAKLHDTFIQAFISGIGCNWLVTLAVWLSYGAEDIGGKILAIWFPVMAFVAIGFQHVVANMFVIPAAIFAGHATWADWFRNFVPVFLGNAVGGSVFVALLYWLVYGKDHMKQSVVHVKVIQKEAR from the coding sequence ATGGCTTACCGCAATCCTTCACAAATTGCGCAACTCACCATTGAAGCGGGAACGCGTAAAGCGAATTTGCCATTATTATCACAAATTATTCTTGGCTTTTTGGCAGGAGCGTTTATTGCGCTTGGATTTTTATTGGACATTCGCGTGATTGGCAACGTTCCAAAAGAATGGGGGAGCTTTGCCAATTTTTTAGGTGCGGCGGTGTTCCCATTAGGACTTGTCCTTGTCATCATTGCCGGCGGAGAATTGTTGACGGGAAATATGATGTCAATGACATTGGCAGCGTTGGCAAGAACAATTACAATGAAGAAACTAGCGAAAGGATGGTTTTGGGTAACCGTAAGCAATTTTCTTGGTGCTGTATTTGTTGCCTATATGTTTGGTCATATTGTCGGGTTAACAGCGGAAGGTCCTTTTTTAGAAAAAACAATAGCCATTGCTGATGCGAAACTTCACGACACATTTATACAAGCATTTATTTCAGGCATTGGCTGTAACTGGCTTGTGACATTAGCTGTCTGGTTGTCATATGGGGCGGAAGATATTGGCGGAAAAATATTAGCTATTTGGTTTCCAGTCATGGCGTTTGTAGCGATTGGCTTTCAGCACGTTGTGGCGAATATGTTCGTCATTCCTGCCGCGATTTTTGCAGGACATGCGACATGGGCGGACTGGTTCCGCAATTTTGTTCCCGTCTTTCTTGGCAATGCGGTCGGCGGCAGTGTATTTGTTGCACTATTGTACTGGCTTGTGTATGGAAAAGATCATATGAAACAAAGCGTCGTCCATGTGAAAGTAATCCAAAAAGAAGCGAGATAA
- the mutY gene encoding A/G-specific adenine glycosylase — MKEQTFLEGFAVEDFQRDLIRWFEKEQRDLPWRKDNDPYKVWVSEIMLQQTKVDTVIPYFNKFIEQFPTLEALAEADEEEVLKAWEGLGYYSRIRNLHAAVKEVKEQYGGKIPDNREQFSKLKGVGPYTTGAVLSIAYGIPEPAVDGNVMRVLSRIFLVWEDIAKTGTRKLFEAIVRQIISRENPSYFNQALMELGALICTPRNPACLLCPVQAHCRALQEGVQTELPVKTKKTSVKQVAIAAAVLKDEHGKVLIHKRDSDGLLANLWEFPNCEVAHSRENPERQLEKFLKEEYGAIVQLEKPFAVLEHVFSHLVWNITVYDGKLVNGFTETEQLKLVDEREISLYAFPVSHQRIWREYKEKKTGG; from the coding sequence GTGAAGGAACAAACGTTTCTTGAGGGATTCGCTGTAGAAGATTTTCAACGAGATTTAATTCGTTGGTTTGAAAAAGAACAGCGCGACCTGCCGTGGCGCAAAGATAACGACCCGTATAAAGTATGGGTGTCGGAAATTATGCTTCAGCAAACAAAAGTAGACACCGTTATTCCGTATTTTAATAAGTTTATCGAGCAATTTCCGACACTGGAGGCGCTTGCGGAAGCGGACGAAGAAGAGGTGCTGAAAGCGTGGGAAGGACTCGGTTACTATTCGCGTATTCGTAATTTGCATGCGGCAGTAAAAGAAGTGAAAGAACAATATGGCGGGAAAATTCCCGACAACCGAGAACAGTTTTCCAAATTAAAAGGGGTTGGGCCATATACGACAGGAGCGGTATTAAGCATCGCCTATGGCATTCCGGAACCTGCCGTCGACGGCAATGTGATGCGGGTATTATCACGGATTTTTCTTGTCTGGGAAGATATCGCCAAAACAGGAACGAGAAAGTTATTCGAAGCGATTGTCCGGCAAATTATTTCACGCGAAAACCCTTCGTATTTCAACCAGGCGTTGATGGAGTTAGGAGCGCTTATTTGTACACCGCGTAATCCGGCTTGTCTCCTTTGCCCGGTACAAGCGCATTGCCGGGCGCTGCAAGAAGGGGTACAGACGGAGCTTCCGGTAAAAACGAAAAAAACGAGTGTTAAACAAGTGGCGATTGCAGCTGCGGTGCTGAAAGATGAACATGGCAAAGTACTGATCCATAAGCGGGACAGCGATGGATTGCTTGCGAATTTATGGGAATTTCCGAACTGCGAAGTAGCCCATTCACGGGAAAATCCGGAAAGACAGTTGGAAAAGTTTTTGAAGGAAGAATACGGGGCAATAGTCCAGCTTGAGAAACCTTTTGCGGTTTTAGAACATGTGTTTTCTCACTTAGTTTGGAATATTACCGTTTATGACGGCAAACTAGTTAATGGTTTTACGGAAACAGAACAGCTGAAACTTGTTGATGAGCGAGAAATCAGTTTATACGCCTTTCCTGTTTCCCATCAACGAATTTGGAGAGAGTATAAAGAGAAAAAAACAGGTGGATAA
- a CDS encoding DUF2294 domain-containing protein — protein sequence MSKKEATFNDLVRKVRKQLFGKGPERIKTYFIDNLAITILQGNLTPTEKFIARSSEGKEMVHAARTRMIQEVYAQKVPEGLEELAGSKLLYLFNDIKVEDDIAVSVFIFEKPINK from the coding sequence ATGTCCAAAAAGGAAGCGACATTCAACGATTTAGTGCGGAAAGTTCGCAAGCAACTGTTTGGAAAGGGGCCGGAACGGATTAAAACATATTTTATCGACAATCTGGCCATCACGATCTTGCAAGGAAATTTAACGCCGACGGAAAAGTTTATCGCAAGGTCATCGGAAGGAAAGGAAATGGTTCATGCAGCCCGTACTCGCATGATTCAAGAAGTATATGCGCAAAAAGTGCCGGAAGGTCTTGAGGAGCTGGCAGGATCCAAACTTTTATATTTATTTAATGATATTAAAGTAGAAGACGATATTGCTGTTTCTGTATTTATATTTGAAAAACCGATTAACAAATAA
- the fdhD gene encoding formate dehydrogenase accessory sulfurtransferase FdhD: MESFVTRKQKIVKYRDDRFEELDDEVAVEFPLTIVVDGQEFATMVCTPTHLEELVIGFLASEGLIRSSKEIKTISIDEHRGFAYVELVTKQSIQKEFYAKRFIGSCCGKSRQFYFYNDMKTAKTVVHSTSVHVEQCFRLMRLLQKRSTDFQATGGVHNAALCTPNDLVIVRSDIGRHNTLDKIYGYCLQHDLQLSDKLIAFSGRVSSEVLLKVSKMGIGIILSKSAPTTLALELANDLGITIVGFIRGHTFNVYTHPNKITGLQEKNIVI, translated from the coding sequence ATGGAGTCATTTGTGACTCGTAAGCAAAAAATTGTAAAGTATCGTGATGATCGGTTTGAAGAGCTAGATGATGAGGTTGCTGTGGAGTTTCCGCTTACGATTGTCGTTGATGGGCAGGAATTTGCGACAATGGTGTGCACTCCGACTCATTTAGAAGAACTGGTCATCGGTTTTTTAGCTTCGGAAGGGCTGATTCGTTCTAGCAAGGAAATAAAAACAATCTCTATCGATGAACATCGCGGGTTTGCCTATGTTGAGCTTGTCACGAAACAGTCCATTCAAAAAGAGTTTTACGCAAAGCGGTTTATCGGCTCATGCTGTGGAAAAAGCAGACAGTTTTATTTTTATAACGATATGAAAACAGCCAAAACGGTTGTGCACAGCACGAGCGTTCATGTGGAGCAATGTTTTCGCCTTATGCGGTTGCTACAGAAGAGGTCGACCGATTTTCAGGCGACTGGCGGCGTTCATAACGCGGCGCTTTGTACCCCAAACGACCTAGTCATTGTTCGCTCTGACATTGGCAGACATAATACGCTAGATAAAATTTACGGATATTGCTTGCAGCACGATTTGCAGTTATCGGACAAATTAATCGCGTTTAGCGGAAGAGTATCATCGGAAGTGTTGTTAAAGGTTTCCAAAATGGGGATAGGCATTATTTTATCGAAATCCGCCCCAACGACATTGGCGCTCGAATTAGCGAACGATTTAGGTATTACGATTGTAGGATTTATTCGCGGCCATACGTTTAATGTATACACACATCCAAATAAAATAACGGGGTTGCAAGAAAAAAATATTGTAATTTGA
- the fdhF gene encoding formate dehydrogenase subunit alpha yields MSEQLITITINGSDYSTKQGTTILEVINENNIPHPQVCYTPELGAIQTCDTCIVEVDGKLMRACSTPVKDGMNIELSSERAKTAQKEAMDRILENHLLYCTVCDNNNGNCKLHNTVELMGIEHQSYPYRPKVDPSEVDMSHPFYRYDPNQCIACGQCVEVCQNLQVNETLSIDWEAERPRVIWDNGVPINESSCVSCGQCVTVCPCNALMEKSMLGEAGFMTGLDKEILNPMIDFVKEVEPGYSSIIAISEIEAAMRKQRIKKTKTVCTFCGVGCSFEVWTKGRKILKIQPVSEAPVNAISTCVKGKFGWDFVNSEERLTKPLIRKGDVFVESTWEEALSLVAEKLGEIKRKYGGNAIGFISSSKTSNEENYLMQKLARQVFETNNVDNCSRYCQSPATDGLFRTVGMGGDSGTIHDIASAGLVIIIGANPAEGHPVLATRVKRAHKLFGQKLIVADLRKNEMAERADLFIRPKQGTDQVWLMAVTKYIIDQGWHDEAFIRERVHFFDEFKEVLEKYTLDYAEEVTGIAKADLIRIAEMIYEADGTCILWGMGVTQNTGGSDTSAAISNLLLATGNYGRPGAGAFPLRGHNNVQGACDMGSLPAWLPGYQHITDDIARAKFEKAYGVRIDGKPGLDNIQMIEAAEQGKLKAMYIVGEDMALVDCNANHVQKVLSELDFLVVQDIFLSKTAQFADVVLPAAPSLEKEGTFTNTERRIQRFYQALEPLGDSKPDWWIIQEIAKRMGADWNYAGPKEIMDEIASLAPLFSQAHYENLEGWKSLCWGSYDGADTPILYKERFNFPDGKARFALADWVQPAEYPEEYDLLVNNGRLLEHFHEGNLTYKSEGIQRKFPEIFVEVSPELAKERGIKDGSLVRLESPFGRVKVRVLVTDRVKGKELFLPMHSATNESAINILTGPATDHRTNTPAFKQARVRMQVLEVDGESPLPRTNPRFKKRNPKRGVEVDRKWKRPDYVPLTDEWKEAQPRG; encoded by the coding sequence ATGAGCGAACAATTGATAACGATTACAATAAATGGAAGCGATTACAGCACAAAACAAGGAACAACGATTTTGGAAGTCATTAATGAAAACAACATCCCACATCCGCAAGTTTGCTATACTCCTGAGCTTGGAGCCATTCAAACGTGCGACACATGCATTGTTGAAGTGGATGGGAAACTGATGCGCGCCTGTTCTACTCCCGTTAAGGACGGCATGAACATCGAGCTTTCTTCCGAACGGGCGAAAACGGCGCAAAAAGAAGCGATGGACCGCATCCTAGAAAACCACCTATTATATTGTACTGTCTGTGATAACAATAACGGAAACTGTAAATTGCACAATACGGTGGAACTGATGGGAATTGAGCATCAATCGTATCCATACCGCCCGAAAGTAGATCCATCGGAAGTCGACATGTCCCATCCATTCTACCGCTATGATCCAAATCAATGCATCGCCTGTGGGCAATGCGTAGAAGTATGTCAAAATTTACAAGTAAACGAAACGTTATCGATCGACTGGGAAGCGGAACGCCCTCGTGTCATTTGGGATAACGGTGTTCCGATTAACGAATCTTCCTGTGTCAGTTGCGGACAATGCGTTACCGTTTGCCCATGTAATGCATTAATGGAAAAATCGATGTTAGGCGAGGCCGGCTTTATGACCGGTTTAGATAAAGAAATTTTAAATCCAATGATCGATTTTGTAAAGGAAGTCGAACCTGGCTACAGCAGTATTATTGCCATTTCGGAAATCGAAGCGGCGATGCGCAAACAGCGCATCAAAAAGACGAAAACGGTTTGTACGTTCTGCGGCGTCGGCTGTTCGTTTGAAGTATGGACAAAAGGACGTAAAATTTTAAAAATCCAGCCTGTCTCTGAAGCACCAGTCAACGCCATTTCCACATGTGTAAAAGGAAAATTCGGTTGGGATTTCGTCAACAGCGAAGAACGCCTGACCAAACCGCTTATCCGCAAAGGTGACGTGTTTGTCGAATCCACATGGGAAGAAGCGCTTTCGCTTGTTGCAGAAAAACTTGGCGAAATCAAACGGAAATACGGCGGCAACGCCATCGGCTTTATTTCATCGTCGAAAACATCCAATGAAGAAAATTATTTAATGCAAAAACTAGCGCGGCAAGTGTTTGAAACGAACAACGTCGACAACTGTTCGCGCTACTGCCAGTCGCCGGCAACAGACGGATTGTTCCGCACAGTAGGAATGGGCGGCGATTCCGGAACGATTCATGATATCGCATCCGCGGGATTAGTGATTATTATCGGCGCCAATCCGGCGGAAGGACATCCGGTTTTGGCGACTCGCGTCAAACGTGCCCATAAACTATTTGGTCAAAAATTAATTGTTGCTGACTTGCGCAAAAATGAAATGGCGGAACGCGCCGATTTATTTATCCGACCAAAACAGGGAACGGATCAAGTATGGTTGATGGCCGTCACGAAATATATCATTGACCAAGGCTGGCATGACGAAGCGTTCATTCGCGAACGCGTTCATTTCTTCGATGAATTCAAAGAAGTGCTCGAAAAATATACGCTCGATTACGCGGAAGAAGTAACAGGCATTGCGAAAGCAGACTTAATCCGCATCGCTGAAATGATCTACGAAGCAGATGGAACATGTATCCTCTGGGGAATGGGCGTTACGCAAAACACGGGAGGAAGCGATACATCAGCGGCCATCTCGAACTTATTGCTCGCAACAGGCAACTATGGACGCCCAGGCGCTGGAGCGTTCCCGCTCCGCGGCCATAACAACGTGCAAGGTGCTTGTGATATGGGGTCCCTTCCTGCCTGGCTTCCAGGATACCAGCATATTACGGATGATATCGCGCGGGCAAAATTTGAAAAAGCGTACGGCGTCCGCATCGATGGAAAACCTGGTCTTGATAACATCCAAATGATCGAAGCAGCCGAACAAGGAAAATTAAAGGCAATGTATATCGTCGGCGAAGATATGGCACTTGTGGACTGCAACGCCAATCATGTCCAAAAAGTGCTATCAGAGTTAGACTTCTTGGTAGTACAGGACATTTTCTTATCGAAAACAGCGCAATTTGCTGACGTTGTTTTGCCAGCAGCTCCAAGCTTAGAAAAAGAAGGAACGTTTACCAACACAGAGCGGCGCATTCAACGTTTTTACCAAGCGCTTGAACCGCTCGGCGATTCAAAACCGGACTGGTGGATCATTCAAGAAATCGCCAAACGGATGGGTGCTGATTGGAACTACGCCGGACCGAAAGAAATTATGGACGAAATCGCAAGTCTTGCTCCGCTTTTTTCACAAGCGCATTACGAAAACTTGGAAGGCTGGAAAAGCCTTTGCTGGGGCAGCTACGACGGTGCAGATACGCCGATTCTTTATAAAGAACGCTTCAACTTCCCGGATGGAAAAGCGCGCTTTGCACTCGCCGACTGGGTACAGCCGGCAGAATATCCGGAAGAATACGATTTGCTTGTGAACAACGGACGATTGCTCGAACATTTCCATGAAGGAAACTTAACATACAAATCAGAAGGCATTCAAAGAAAATTCCCTGAAATATTCGTTGAAGTATCTCCGGAATTAGCGAAAGAACGCGGCATCAAAGACGGCTCGCTCGTTCGTTTAGAATCACCATTCGGCAGAGTAAAAGTGCGCGTGCTCGTCACTGACCGTGTCAAAGGAAAAGAATTATTCTTGCCAATGCACTCGGCAACAAACGAAAGCGCCATTAACATACTTACCGGTCCTGCCACTGACCATCGCACGAATACACCGGCGTTTAAACAAGCAAGAGTGCGCATGCAAGTGTTGGAAGTCGACGGAGAATCTCCGCTCCCGCGCACCAATCCGCGATTTAAAAAGCGGAATCCAAAAAGAGGCGTCGAAGTCGATCGAAAATGGAAGCGTCCGGATTACGTTCCTTTAACGGATGAATGGAAGGAGGCACAGCCGCGTGGCTAA
- the fabL gene encoding enoyl-[acyl-carrier-protein] reductase FabL, which produces MSEKVAVVTGSSRGIGKAIALRLAKEGYDIVVNYARSKEAALQTAQEIEAMGRKALVVKANVGDVEKIKAMFAQVDEAFGRVDVLINNAASGVLRPAMELAESHWDWTMDINSKALLFCAQEAAKRMEKVGGGKIVSISSLGSIRYLENYTAVGVSKAAVESLTRYLAVELAPKNISVNAVSGGAVDTDALKHFPNREELLADAVAKTPAGRMVKPEDIVNAVMFLLSDQAEMIRGQTIIVDGGRSLLL; this is translated from the coding sequence ATGAGTGAAAAAGTTGCGGTAGTCACAGGAAGCAGCCGTGGAATTGGCAAAGCGATTGCCCTTCGTCTTGCAAAAGAAGGATACGATATTGTCGTTAACTACGCACGCAGTAAAGAAGCGGCGTTACAAACGGCGCAGGAAATCGAAGCGATGGGACGAAAAGCGCTTGTCGTGAAAGCGAATGTCGGTGATGTCGAAAAAATTAAAGCGATGTTCGCGCAAGTGGATGAAGCGTTTGGACGTGTGGATGTCCTTATTAACAACGCTGCTTCAGGCGTGCTGCGGCCGGCGATGGAGCTTGCGGAATCGCATTGGGATTGGACGATGGATATTAACAGCAAAGCGCTGTTATTTTGCGCGCAAGAAGCGGCAAAACGAATGGAAAAAGTCGGCGGCGGAAAAATCGTAAGCATTAGCTCGCTCGGCTCCATCCGTTATTTAGAAAATTATACGGCTGTCGGTGTTTCCAAAGCTGCGGTTGAATCATTAACGCGCTATTTAGCTGTCGAATTAGCGCCGAAAAATATTTCTGTCAATGCCGTATCAGGTGGTGCGGTCGACACAGACGCATTAAAACATTTTCCAAATCGGGAAGAACTGCTAGCCGATGCAGTAGCAAAAACTCCTGCCGGTCGAATGGTAAAACCTGAAGATATTGTCAACGCGGTAATGTTTTTATTGTCCGACCAAGCAGAAATGATCCGCGGTCAAACGATTATCGTTGATGGTGGAAGATCTTTACTTTTGTAA
- a CDS encoding YgaB family protein, which produces MELFERLVNEQLKTMDRLLFLQSEIERCQEIEKQLIELQQEAKLQSIQEEIQQMKRQLREIQQTFEKQTEEVILTYQNQYRRTCEPSSTR; this is translated from the coding sequence GTGGAACTGTTTGAACGTTTAGTGAATGAGCAACTAAAAACGATGGATCGGCTTTTATTTTTACAGTCGGAAATCGAGCGCTGCCAAGAAATTGAAAAACAATTAATCGAGCTGCAACAAGAAGCGAAACTCCAATCCATTCAAGAGGAAATCCAACAAATGAAACGACAGTTAAGAGAGATTCAACAAACGTTTGAAAAGCAAACGGAAGAAGTCATTCTCACATATCAAAACCAGTATCGCCGTACGTGCGAGCCATCTTCAACGCGTTAA
- a CDS encoding gamma-type small acid-soluble spore protein codes for MAKQQPNKTAAGTNIQEVRQQNAQSAQAGQFGTEFAAETNVQQVKQQNAQAEARKAQNSSK; via the coding sequence ATGGCAAAACAACAACCAAACAAAACAGCTGCAGGCACTAACATTCAAGAAGTAAGACAACAAAACGCACAATCTGCACAAGCAGGTCAATTCGGCACTGAATTTGCTGCAGAAACTAATGTGCAACAAGTAAAACAACAAAACGCGCAAGCAGAAGCTCGCAAAGCGCAAAATTCAAGCAAATAA
- a CDS encoding DUF1641 domain-containing protein codes for MAKPITTIQKQTITEEEKREKTIEELKTSLTEKEEAVTELLSIIEELHKSGILEAANAMLKAKEDIVKIVIGQANRKPVTTAINHVIGMAQLLANLDPQLTTKLLESTASSIAEAYKQTKEKDKKIGIFDLLKAVNDPDINRAIRFILSSLKEFGKRLDDDKS; via the coding sequence GTGGCTAAACCAATTACAACCATTCAAAAACAAACCATTACCGAAGAAGAAAAACGTGAGAAAACAATAGAAGAACTAAAAACTTCATTGACGGAAAAAGAAGAAGCGGTCACTGAACTGCTTTCTATTATAGAAGAACTGCATAAAAGCGGCATACTCGAAGCGGCAAATGCGATGCTTAAAGCAAAGGAAGATATCGTGAAAATCGTCATCGGCCAAGCAAATCGCAAACCGGTGACAACGGCGATTAATCATGTGATCGGGATGGCACAGCTGCTTGCCAATCTCGATCCGCAATTAACCACTAAATTATTGGAAAGCACCGCTTCAAGCATTGCCGAAGCATATAAGCAAACAAAAGAAAAAGATAAAAAAATCGGCATTTTCGATCTTTTAAAAGCAGTGAATGATCCTGACATTAACCGCGCCATCCGCTTTATTCTTTCCTCTTTAAAAGAATTTGGAAAACGTCTGGATGATGATAAAAGCTAA